In the Sarcophilus harrisii chromosome 1, mSarHar1.11, whole genome shotgun sequence genome, one interval contains:
- the LOC100914102 gene encoding olfactory receptor 24-like: protein MDLGNKTNAQEFFLLGLSDKPEQQPLLFAIFLCMYVVTVTGNVLIILAITSDSHLHTPMYFFLANLSFVDLCLATNTVPKMLANIQSRTKSISYVCCLTQMYFFHFFGIMDSVLIAVMAYDRFVAICHPLHYMTIMSPRLCGLLVGGPWVFSSLISLAHTLLMSRLFFCASTELPHFFCDLTPLLRLSCSDTTVNKILVLIVGGMVIVTPFLCILASYARIVVAILKVPSAGGRRKAFSTCSSHLSVVALFYGTTIGVYLSPSSIHTAVKDKASAVMYTVVTPMLNPFIYSLRSRDLKGALKKLANRKITSSP, encoded by the coding sequence ATGGATCTAGGGAATAAAACAAATGCTCAAGAATTCTTCCTCCTGGGACTTTCAGACAAGCCCGAGCAGCAGCCTCTCCTCTTCGCAATATTCTTGTGCATGTACGTTGTCACCGTGACTGGGAACGTCCTGATCATCCTGGCCATTACCTCTGATTCACACCTCCACACTCCTATGTACTTCTTCCTCGCCAATCTCTCCTTTGTCGACCTCTGCCTGGCCACTAACACTGTCCCAAAGATGCTGGCAAACATTCAGTCCAGGACTAAGTCCATTTCATATGTCTGCTGCCTGACACagatgtattttttccatttttttggaaTCATGGACAGTGTCTTGATTGCTGTGATGGCTTATGACCGCTTTGTGGCCATCTGTCATCCACTTCACTACATGACAATCATGAGCCCTCGTCTCTGTGGGCTGCTGGTAGGCGGGCCCTGGGTTTTCTCCAGCCTGATTTCCCTGGCACACACCCTCCTGATGTCTCGTTTGTTCTTCTGTGCCAGCACTGAGCTCCCTCACTTCTTCTGTGATCTCACACCACTGCTCCGATTGTCCTGTTCTGACACCACAGTCAACAAAATCTTGGTGCTTATTGTGGGTGGGATGGTGATTGTCACCCCCTTCCTCTGCATCCTTGCCTCCTATGCCCGAATTGTTGTGGCTATTCTCAAGGTCCCCTCCGCAGGGGGCAGGAGGAaagccttctccacctgtagCTCCCACCTCTCTGTGGTGGCGCTCTTCTATGGGACCACTATCGGAGTCTACCTTAGCCCCTCCTCTATCCACACAGCTGTGAAGGATAAAGCTTCTGCTGTGATGTACACTGTGGTCACTCCCATGCTGAACCCCTTCATCTACAGCCTGCGTAGCAGAGATCTGAAAGGAGCTTTGAAAAAGCTTGCCAATAGGAAAATTACCTCATCTCCATGA